The genomic stretch ATACTAAGATTACCACCactatatagatatataatccaGGCTCCAACAAAAGTAGTTAACAACGAAAAGAGCCCTTCAGTTAGCGCTCTATAAACTCTATCTTCGCCTTGAAAATTCACCATCTAAATTGGGGCATCGGGCTTGGCAGTCAACTGACAGATGAACCTACCACCGTCCACTTTGAGCGCTCGATGATCTGCATCTCTTATCGTCTTTAAACAATGGTGAACTTTCTTCGGAGGCTCACCATTGCTAGAAGCATATCAACCTTACCCTGTTTCCGCAAACCGTGGTTCCTTTGCGAGCAGGCTGCCATATCTGTTTCCCGCCATCACTTCTCCACCAGTCCACAGGCTTTCAACGAAGAACTCTTTCAAAAAGTGGTAGGGAAAAACCAGAACAGGCGCTCACCGTGAGTGAACATGTAGCATATCGAAAGCAACCCCCCCTCTAGGCTCGTTAGGTCTCGTCGACATTTCTTGGATGGGACGTCTACAGTGAGTCAGTCTTACTACTTCCAATCGTATCCATACAGTTTATCGATGTGtcctttatttatttttattttttaaaaaagtTTTTTTTGGCAGACACGCTGGATCGCTCAAGTATAACTACAAGGTGAGCAGTTTCAGAAAATAGGACCCTATAGTATTTATTCTTCCCCCATCGTCCCTACCTAGTGTTACTAATGCGGATATACATAATATAAAAGTAGAATTTTAACACCAATAAAAGACGATACCTAACATATTAGATACATTTACCGACAATATAAACTAAATCTTATCTGAAGCTTTATAGGCAGCTTCACTATGTATCTTCGAATATTGAATCTGAAAGCTTGGAGTAATAAATAACAAGGAGAACACAAATACAGAGAAACGTGGCCAGCAAGGGGAGCAAAGGGTATGGATGTAGTCCTTACATACTAGCTAATGGCAAACTGAGGCAAACCGAGGCTATCAAGGCACCAACCTGTTGCCAAGTGAGAATGACGACGCAGCGGATTCAATGTATACATCATGGTTACGCCGACTAATAGACGCGAAGTCCTTACATTACCTCTCACAACCTTAGTCAGGTCCCATTAGCAATAAACCCCTTCGCGATACAATCAAACCACACCAGCAAGATGGAATCCTTGGACCAGGCGGTGTCCGAGGGAGATCTTATCCTTCTTTACGTCCTGGGGCAGAGGGCCTTCATGTTCCTTGTTGAATCATGCCCTGACAGTCAAATCTCGAATCCCAAAATATCGTCTATCACAGTCAGGGAAGTGAAGGTGGGCTATTTAGACGAACCCGGTCGCTGTGTAGTATCCGGTCCAGACGTCTATTAtaacgaggaggaagacgatgatacATCAGAGGACGATGACAGTTCTAGTGAAGTAAGCTATGGCCTTACATGGGGTCGACTGAGTATGTATGTGGCTCGCTTCCCTGCGGATTCTAAAATTGAATACCGCGTCAACCCCCATGGACGGTATGCCAACCTGCTCCCTTCCATACTCCCCGAAAGGAACGGTAGTATTCTAACCCTTTCCACATAGCGATGTCCTGAAGGACTACTGGCGTGGCAAATGCCCGTTTTGTCAAACGCTTGGTTGGTACTGTCCCGGCTGTTCTTGGGACTTTCCAGACCTTCGCGGTGGGTGCTCTGTAGATCAGTCGTGTCCCGTGTGCCTAGGCTACGATTTCGCTATGGACGATAAAATCAGGTCGAGAGAGGTGGGAGAGTACGAGACTAGGCTCTCCAGAGGCGAGTGTTCATTTGGATGTTATGGGGAACCTGAAGAACTGAAACAGGAGATCCTCAAGATGGTACGGGAACGATATGAGTTCATCGATGCTCGGAGGCAGGAGATGGGTCTCAGTGGCTATGATGTAGATGACATAGTGGAGAGTTGGTTTGCTGATGGCGACGACGAATGAGGCTGTGATTAAGTCCAATCTTGCTATGCAGTAGGTCTGTTTTGGTGGACGATAACATTTTGTAGCTTTTACGGTTCATGATAATATCTCAAAAGGCGACTTTTACCTTCTATTATATTTTGAGATTCAATCTTACGGTGAAAGTATGTGACGGTACACACATTTTATCATAAGCTCTGCATGATGGAGACCTCAGCCCGTAATATCGGCCTGGTACAGCACCAAGCAAGGCATCAGGCATCAACACTGTCTCCAGCGGCGAGCACTTCTGCATCATATTTAATTGTTAACTCAGATAGACTATGGCGACCGACAGGACTCCACAGGTGAAAATAATAGGACCTGCTGAAATTCGGAAATAAGGAGTCTCCCACCGCTCAAGCAAGATTTATAGCCATAAACAGGGCCAAGAACCACACAAGAGCTATAATAACAATTCCTTGGTCACGGCACAGAAATCCCCCAGTCACACGTGGACCTGATGATCCTCAGCTGATCCATCGGGGATACTGAAATCGTGCAGCTGCATTTATTGCCTTTTAGCGCGGCTATCTTGCATGTTGGATCTCCCGCCCGCACGATGATCTGCCAATCGGTCGATCCCAACGGCGCCCGCAGCTGCAGCACCACGAACACGTCGACGAGACCCTTGGCTTGTTATGCAGCGCGAGCTGGTAACTTTCATTGTGCTTATCGGCAACAAGCTTGTGATGACGAGGCCTCGTGATACCGCTATCCTTGACCGCTGTGGTTGGGAGCTTGTATTTCTACAATCGCTTTTCCTCGCCTCGGTCGCTGGTAGGGTGTTAACattgtctttcttcaatGGCGTTAGGTGTGTCTTTAGTAGCCCTGGGGCTTGTGGCTCTGGTTGGGCAGAGCTTTGCTCGTGAACATTGTAAATGCGTGAGTTTGCTTCCAATTTCTCTTTAAGCTTTGTTAACATCTTGCTTCGGGTAGGTACCGAATGAAGGTTGCTGGCCGACGTTAACCGATTGGGCCGAGTTGAACGATGCCGTCTCGGGAAAGCTGATCCGAAACACTCCCGTGGCCGAGCCTTGCTATTCCtatggagatgaggatgaccaGAAGCTGTGTGATACTATCGTCGACCAATGGTCAAATTCCACCTTCCAATCTCTTCAGCCAACTGGTTATTGTTATCCTCTCGACTACAGTTGTCCCGTCGTTTCAGCTCCAATAGGAAAACCACAAGGTGAATGTGACCTTGGTCCAGCGCCGGTGTATACCATCAATGCCACAGAACCAgaagatgtggtggaaggaaTCCAATTTGCCAAGTCGCATAATCTGAGACTCGTGATAAAGAATACTGGTCACGACCTCCTCGCAAGGTCTGTTTCTCTGGTAAAAGTCAATTGAGAGGTTTACTACTGACACTCAAACGCAGATCCCAAGGGTACGGCAGCTTACAGATATGGCTGAAGTACATCCAAGAAGGAATTGAATTTCATGAAGAATATCAGTCCCCCAGCCAATGCAAACACACCAACTGGACAGGAAACGCCTTCACTGTCCGAGGAGGCTATCTCTGGGGTGACCTCTACTCTGCTGCGTTCGAGCGAAACTTAGTAGTCGTCGGTGGTCAGGACCCAGTAAGTAAACCGATGTCTCAATGAAGGACACAATTGCTAACCTAGAATTGTAAGACGGTCGGCGTGCTAGGCGGTTACCTACAAGGCGGAGGGCACTCTCCGGCCAGTCGCGACTTCGGTCTTGCTGTCGACCAGGTCCTAGAACTCAAGGTCATCCTCGCATCTGGTGAACTTGTAACGGCCAATGCCTGTGAGAACAGAGACCTATTCTTTGCTCTAcgtggtggtggaggaggaacatACGGTGTAGTCGTTTCAGCTACGCTGAAGGCCCACCCGTCCCGACCAGCCATTACGCATACACTCGTTGTGTACCCATTACCCAATCGCAAAGACCCATTAGCTGCTAC from Aspergillus oryzae RIB40 DNA, chromosome 1 encodes the following:
- a CDS encoding uncharacterized protein (predicted protein), whose amino-acid sequence is MESLDQAVSEGDLILLYVLGQRAFMFLVESCPDSQISNPKISSITVREVKVGYLDEPGRCVVSGPDVYYNEEEDDDTSEDDDSSSEVSYGLTWGRLSMYVARFPADSKIEYRVNPHGRDVLKDYWRGKCPFCQTLGWYCPGCSWDFPDLRGGCSVDQSCPVCLGYDFAMDDKIRSREVGEYETRLSRGECSFGCYGEPEELKQEILKMVRERYEFIDARRQEMGLSGYDVDDIVESWFADGDDE